The genomic stretch AGCGATAGGTCCAGGCAAATGGGGGCGTCGGGCAGACGCGATTGGCCAGGCGGATGACATCAACGACGCCTGCCAGTTCAGTCAGGACAAAGCCATCCGCCACGACGATATCGAATTGCCATTGGCGATTGGTGTCCGACACCAGATGCAGTTTGTTCTTTCCACCCATGTCGCCGCCCCTCCTAGACGATCCGATGCCCTGCATCCCGCAATTGACGTGCCAATTCTGCAATGTGCGCCGGTCCTACTTCGCAACAGCCACCGACAATTGACGCCCCCTGTGCGACCCATCCCATAGCATGTTCCGCATAAGCCTCTGGCCCAAGGTCGGTTCGCTGCTCCAACGCATCAACGGTTGGGGCATCTTTCAAGAACCCCTCACTGATGCGGGTAAAGCCATTTGCATAGGCCCCGAATGGGCGGCCAAAGCCCTTGACGATATCCAGCGCTGCAGGAATCGCCTCGGGGCGCGAACAATTGATAAGCACCGCCTCGGGATCAAACCGCTCAACCAATGCCGCAATGTCTGCCAACGGCTCGCCCGAGCGCAGATGGGTGCCGTCATCATCCATGACTGACAGGGCCAACCAGACCGGCTTGTCCGTGCCTTCAGCCCCACGCAGAGCACCTTCGGCTTCTTGCACAGAGCACACGGTTTCCAACAGGAACAGATCCACGCGATCTTTCATCATGTCCGCCAGTTCACCGAACTTTTCCGCAGCATCATCCAGATCAGGTTTCAAATCCGGTCGGTAAGACGCCAGCAGGGGCCCCAGAGAGGCAGCAATTCGCCCGCTCCCCTGACGGGCGCGTTCGGCCTGGGACACAGCACATTCGATCAGATCAGGCAATTGGTCTTCCATGTCGACACGCACCAACCTCGAACGATGAACCGCGTAGGTGTTGGTTGTGGCGACCGTGGCGCCTGCGTCGAAATAGGATTTGTGCACATCCCCCACCAATTCGGGATGGTCAATCATGACGCGGGTGGACCAGAGCGGCGTCGCCCGGTCACCGCTACGCTTGACCAGCTCTTGCCCGATTGAGCCATCCAGAAGAGTAATGTCAGCCATTCAAATGTCTCCTTAGGGGATCAGCACCAGTTTACCCGGCAGCGTCTTGCTTTCAAATTCCGCCTGGGCCTGAGCGATATCGCGAAGCGGGTAGGTTTTCGAGATCAAGGGTCGGATTTTTCCGGCGTTCATAAGCCCGACCAGTCGGCCAAAAACCTCTGCCGATTGATAAGTGCAGCCGTGTATCGTGATGTCGCGCAGATAAATTTCGCGCAAATCGGCCTGCACCATCGGCCCTGCGATGGCGCCCG from Falsiruegeria litorea R37 encodes the following:
- a CDS encoding homocysteine S-methyltransferase family protein, encoding MADITLLDGSIGQELVKRSGDRATPLWSTRVMIDHPELVGDVHKSYFDAGATVATTNTYAVHRSRLVRVDMEDQLPDLIECAVSQAERARQGSGRIAASLGPLLASYRPDLKPDLDDAAEKFGELADMMKDRVDLFLLETVCSVQEAEGALRGAEGTDKPVWLALSVMDDDGTHLRSGEPLADIAALVERFDPEAVLINCSRPEAIPAALDIVKGFGRPFGAYANGFTRISEGFLKDAPTVDALEQRTDLGPEAYAEHAMGWVAQGASIVGGCCEVGPAHIAELARQLRDAGHRIV